The proteins below are encoded in one region of Triticum aestivum cultivar Chinese Spring chromosome 1B, IWGSC CS RefSeq v2.1, whole genome shotgun sequence:
- the LOC123101615 gene encoding uncharacterized protein, whose product MAAVRCLARTRLGRRLATVAEERRQLVPRRFFSEDAHEMKQKMRNQKVEELYDALYKRGKIPTTSPSVQASQEPDPLRTRRYAMRIRGVFELAAKMTLGFMLVAYAVSPKLPREEDTTNNCPQCGLRTSTTREGTTNN is encoded by the exons ATGGCAGCAGTTCGATGCCTGGCGAGGACGAGGCTTGGTAGAAGGCTGGCGACGGTCGCGGAGGAGCGACGCCAACTCGTGCCAAGAAGGTTCTTCAGCGAG GATGCTCATGAGATGAAGCAGAAGATGAGGAATCAGAAGGTGGAGGAGCTGTATGATGCCTTATACAAGCGGGGGAAGATTCCCACCACTAGTCCCTCTGTACAAGCCAGTCAAGAACCCGACCCTCT GCGTACAAGGCGTTACGCAATGAGGATTCGGGGTGTGTTTGAGTTAGCTGCCAAGATGACGTTAGGCTTTATGCTGGTTGCTTATGCGGTTAGTCCTAAACTGCCCAGAGAAGAGGACACCACCAATAATTGCCCACAATGCGGCTTGAGGACATCAACGACCAGAGAAGGCACCACCAATAATTGA